One Strix uralensis isolate ZFMK-TIS-50842 chromosome 9, bStrUra1, whole genome shotgun sequence DNA segment encodes these proteins:
- the YEATS2 gene encoding YEATS domain-containing protein 2 isoform X3 produces MSGIKRVIAEKDPDYEEITITHPSKRHKAAEQSARDVAVQKIETIIKEQFAVEMKSKEHEIEVIDQRLIEARRMMDKLRACIVANYYASAGLLKAGEGTRSCDATILNHPSIKKFLESPSRSSSPANQGSDTPSANHSESDSLSQHNDFLLDKDNGNLDTDERLTNSLDQRQSRNTGRDSSGVSSSQKPGQRNAGLSNDETSRLYVKKTIVVGNVSKYIPPDKREENDQSTHKWMVYVRGSRREPSINHFVKKVWFFLHPSYKPNDLVEVREPPFHLTRRGWGEFPVRVQIHFKDSQNKRIDIIHNLKLDRTYTGLQTLGAETVVDVELHRHSLGEEYLFSQSSESDLSDVPTSLPLPLSIPAPVKASSPIKQLRDSSPDASVDKGFPGNAETERHATFYSLPSSIERTPTKLATQKVAFGSHGNSAFQPIAASCKIVPQGQSPSPAESPGKSFQPITMSCKIVSGSPISTPSPSPLPRTPTSTPVHMKQGSASSVVNNPYIIVDKPGQMVGAAATSTGSPTSKLTSVCQASHGTGSPVSKTHGSSFVTSAVKQEDSLFATMPPLCPIGSHSKVQSPKSVTGGLGAFTKVIIKQEPGELPQQPQLPATGTTTQTSVQQYVTVKGSHMLALSPQKPVVSTGEGTVQSKVVGVPVGSALQSTVKQAVAISGGQILVAKSSSSVAKAVGPKQVVTQGVAKAIVSGGGGTIVAQPVQTITKAQVSSTGAQKSTSQGSVMATLQLPATNLANLANLPPGTKLYLTTNSKNPSGKGKLLLIPQGAILRATNNASLQSGSSTNSGGGGGTQSTSSNLSQHLTYTSYILKQTPQGTFLVGQPSPQSSGKQLTPASVVQGSVGVGASSTQGQALKVITGQKTALFTQAAPSGQTSLVKISDGSIKSVPASSQLSKPGTTVLRVSGGVITTAAAPAVALPTNGVAQQIDNAGSSSSSSGTPAARTSGQQHQICISQSQSTSSVVNKTATSTVVSVASLMTTPTPVAGKAAVSGLLKIHSNQSSPQQAVLTVPSQLKQLGVNTASGGVQTILMPMNKVIQSLSTSKVSAVSAVTAASTIVPSPSPASITKVKMEPDSTGQNCNSVGTQEGQAAVKTEESSELGNYVINIEYLENIQQLLTAIVKKVPLIAEKNEDASSFCASSVEQYYSWNIGKRRAAEWQRAMTVRKILQEIIEKHPRFHNITPLKTKHVVHWCRCHGYTPPDPETLRNDEDSIEDVLTQIDSEPECPSSYSSGEELCRKLEELQQFLKREPEHEEEVDILNFSEPLKINIKKEQEEKQEEMKFYLASLPASEFVRDTAEKIGISFQPAEVQKNVYASVIEDMILKATEQLMSDILRQALAVAYQTAPHNRTPREITVMNIHKAICNIPFLDFLTNKHMKILNEEQ; encoded by the exons CTCGAGATGTTGCTGTGCAGAAGATTGAAACCATTATAAAAGAACAGTTTGCCGTCGAAATGAAGAGTAAAGAACACGAAATTGAAGTTATAGATCAG CGCCTCATTGAAGCAAGAAGGATGATGGATAAGCTGCGTGCCTGTATTGTGGCTAACTATTACGCATCTGCTGGTCTCCTTAAAGCTGGAGAG GGTACCAGGTCATGTGATGCGACAATTCTTAATCACCCTTCAATCAAGAAATTCTTGGAATCGCCCTCTAGATCGTCATCTCCAGCTAACCAGGGCTCAGACACTCCATCTGCTAACCACTCCGAGAGCGACTCGCTCTCTCAGCACAATGACTTTCTCCTGGACAAAGACAATGGCAACTTGGACACAGACGAGCGGCTGACAAACAGCCTGGACCAGAGACAGAGCAGAAATACTGGCCGG GACAGTTCGGGTGTTTCAAGCTCTCAAAAACCAGGACAACGAAATGCCGGACTGTCCAATGATGAAACCTCACGGCTTTATGTGAAGAAAACGATTGTGGTTGGCAACGTCTCCAA GTACATTCCCCCtgacaagagagaagaaaatgatcaGTCGACCCATAAATGGATGGTGTATGTCCGAGGCTCTCGGAGAGAACCCAGCATAAATCATTTTGTCAAGAAAGTTTGGTTCTTCCTTCATCCCAGTTACAAACCTAATGACCTGGTAGAAGTGAG AGAACCTCCATTTCACCTGACCAGGAGAGGCTGGGGAGAATTTCCAGTGAGAGTCCAGATACACTTCAAGGATAGCCAGAACAAGAGGATCGATATCATACACAATTTGAAG TTGGACAGGACCTACACAGGCCTGCAGACACTTGGCGCAGAAACG GTAGTGGATGTGGAGCTACATAGGCATTCCCTTGGCGAGGAGTATCTCTTCTCCCAGTCTTCAGAGTCTGACCTTTCTGACGTTCCTACATCTTTACCACTGCCGTTGAGTATCCCAGCCCCAGTCAAGGCTTCTTCACCAATTAAACAGTTGCGGGACTCCAGCCCAGATGCTTCCGTGGACAAAG GATTCCCTGGGAATGCTGAAACCGAAAGACATGCCACGTTTTATTCCCTGCCATCTTCGATAGAACGGACTCCCACCAAGTTAGCCACACAGAAAGTTGCCTTTGGCTCTCACGGAAATTCAGCCTTTCAACCCATTGCAGCTAGCTGTAAAATAGTGCCTCAAGGTCAGAGTCCAAGCCCTGCAGAGTCACCAGGAAAATCCTTCCAGCCTATCACCATGAGTTGCAAGATTGTATCAG gttCTCCAATATCAACCCCTAGTCCATCTCCGCTACCTCGTACCCCAACCTCCACTCCGGTGCACATGAAGCAAGGCTCTGCTAGTTCAGTCGTTAATAATCCATATATTATTGTGGACAAGCCTGGACAGATGGTTGGAGCAGCAGCCACAAGCACAG GGAGCCCAACCAGCAAACTGACCAGTGTTTGTCAGGCCTCTCACGGAACTGGATCTCCTGTATCAAAGACCCACGGGAGCAGTTTTGTCACCTCAGCTGTCAAG CAGGAGGACTCTCTGTTTGCCACCATGCCACCCCTTTGTCCCATTGGGAGTCATTCCAAGGTGCAAAGCCCCAAATCAGTCACTGGAGGACTTGGAGCTTTTACAAAG GTGATAATAAAGCAGGAGCCAGGAGAACTGCCCCAGCAACCCCAGCTACCAGCAACAGGGACAACCACGCAGACCTCTGTGCAGCAGTACGTCACTGTAAAAGGGAGCCACATGTTAGCCTTGTCACCGCAGAAGCCTGTCGTGAGCACAGGCGAGGGGACGGTGCAGTCTAAG GTTGTTGGTGTTCCAGTTGGTTCTGCTTTACAGTCGACAGTGAAACAAGCAGTGGCTATAAGTGGTGGCCAGATACTTGTGGCAAAATCTAGCTCTTCAGTAGCAAAGGCTGTTGGTCCGAAGCAGGTTGTGACTCAAGGTGTAGCCAAAGCCATCGTGAGTGGAGGTGGAGGGACAATTGTTGCTCAGCCTGTGCAGACTATAACAAAGGCACAAGTTTCTTCTACAGGTGCTCAGAAAAGTACATCTCAAGGCTCAG tGATGGCTACACTGCAGTTACCAGCCACCAACCTGGCAAACTTGGCAAACTTACCACCAGGCACCAAACTGTATCTCACCACCAACAGCAAGAACCCTTCTGGGAAAGGAAAACTGCTTCTGATACCCCAAGGAGCCATACTGCGAGCCACAAATAATGCCA GTCTCCAATCTGGTTCTTCTACAAatagtggaggaggaggaggaacccAAAGCACAAGCAGTAACTTGTCACAGCACCTCACCTATACATCCTACATCCTGAAGCAGACACCCCAG GGCACCTTCCTGGTCGGCCAGCCTTCTCCTCAGAGTTCTGGAAAGCAGCTGACTCCAGCTTCAGTTGTTCAGGGCAGTGTAGGAGTTGGAGCATCTTCCACACAAGGACAAGCACTAAAAGTGATAACTGGACAGAAAACAGCTCTATTTACACAG GCTGCACCCAGTGGACAGACATCACTGGTGAAAATATCAGATGGGTCTATAAAATCAGTGCCTGCCTCATCCCAGCTCTCCAAACCTGGCACCACTGTGCTGAGAGTGTCCGGAGGTGTTAtcaccacagctgctgctcctgctgtggcCCTTCCCACAAACGGGGTGGCCCAG CAAATAGATAATGCAGGTTCCAGCTCATCATCTTCTGGAACTCCTGCAGCAAGGACATCTGGACAGCAACACCAAATCTGTATAAGCCAGAGCCAATCTACTTCATCAGTGGTGAATAAGACTGCTACTTCCACTGTTGTAAGTGTTGCTTCTTTGATGACTACACCAACGCCTGTGGCTGGAAAAGCTGCCGTATCAG GGTTGCTAAAAATCCACTCAAATCAGTCTAGTCCACAGCAGGCTGTTCTGACAGTTCCCAGCCAGCTTAAACAGCTCGGTGTAAACACAGCTTCTGGAGGTGTTCAGACAATACTCATGCCTATGAACAAAG tgatACAGTCACTTTCTACCAGCAAAGTTTCAGCTGTTTCAGCTGTCACAGCAGCAAGTACGATTGTCCCTAGTCCCTCTCCAGCATCCATCACTAAAG TTAAGATGGAGCCTGATTCAACAGGACAAAACTGCAATTCTGTGGGTACCCAAGAAGGCCAAGCAGCAGTAAAAACAGAAGAGAGCTCTGAACTTGGGAATTATGTtatcaa CATAGAATATTTGGAGAATATCCAGCAGCTTTTAACAGCAATAGTGAAGAAGGTTCCATTAATTGCTGAAAAAA ATGAAGATGCAAGCTCTTTTTGTGCCAGTTCAGTGGAACAGTATTACAGCTGGAATATTGGAAAGAGGAGGGCAGCCGAG TGGCAACGAGCAATGACAGTGAGAAAGATCCTACAAGAAATCATAGAGAAGCACCCCAGGTTTCACAATATTACTCCCCTGAAAACAAAGCACGTGGTGCACTGGTGTCGATGCCATGGCTACACTCCACCTGACCCTGAGACCTTGCGGAATGATGAGGACTCGATTGAAGACGTGCTGACGCAGATAGACAGCGAGCCAG AATGCCCTTCATCTTACAGCAGTGGTGAGGAGCTGTGCCGAAAACTAGAGGAACTGCAGCAATTTCTGAAACGAGAACCAGAACACGAAGAGGAAGTAGATATTCTCAACTTTAGTGAGCCgttgaaaataaacattaagaaagAACAGGAGGAGAAACAAGAGGAGATGAAGTTCTACTTGGCTTCCTTGCCTGCATCAGAGTTTGTGAGGGACACTGCAGAGAAG ATAGGGATTTCTTTTCAACCTGCTGAGGTACAAAAGAATGTTTATGCATCAGTAATAGAAGATATGATTTTAAAG GCCACTGAACAGCTGATGAGTGACATCCTACGGCAAGCGCTAGCTGTGGCATACCAGACAGCCCCTCACAACAG GACTCCAAGAGAGATCACAGTGATGAATATTCACAAAGCCATCTGTAATATTCCCTTTCTTGACTTCCTCACAAACAAACATATGAAGATACTAAATGAGGAACAATGA
- the YEATS2 gene encoding YEATS domain-containing protein 2 isoform X1 has protein sequence MSGIKRVIAEKDPDYEEITITHPSKRHKAAEQSARDVAVQKIETIIKEQFAVEMKSKEHEIEVIDQRLIEARRMMDKLRACIVANYYASAGLLKAGEGTRSCDATILNHPSIKKFLESPSRSSSPANQGSDTPSANHSESDSLSQHNDFLLDKDNGNLDTDERLTNSLDQRQSRNTGRDSSGVSSSQKPGQRNAGLSNDETSRLYVKKTIVVGNVSKYIPPDKREENDQSTHKWMVYVRGSRREPSINHFVKKVWFFLHPSYKPNDLVEVREPPFHLTRRGWGEFPVRVQIHFKDSQNKRIDIIHNLKLDRTYTGLQTLGAETVVDVELHRHSLGEEYLFSQSSESDLSDVPTSLPLPLSIPAPVKASSPIKQLRDSSPDASVDKGFPGNAETERHATFYSLPSSIERTPTKLATQKVAFGSHGNSAFQPIAASCKIVPQGQSPSPAESPGKSFQPITMSCKIVSGSPISTPSPSPLPRTPTSTPVHMKQGSASSVVNNPYIIVDKPGQMVGAAATSTGSPTSKLTSVCQASHGTGSPVSKTHGSSFVTSAVKQEDSLFATMPPLCPIGSHSKVQSPKSVTGGLGAFTKVIIKQEPGELPQQPQLPATGTTTQTSVQQYVTVKGSHMLALSPQKPVVSTGEGTVQSKVVGVPVGSALQSTVKQAVAISGGQILVAKSSSSVAKAVGPKQVVTQGVAKAIVSGGGGTIVAQPVQTITKAQVSSTGAQKSTSQGSVMATLQLPATNLANLANLPPGTKLYLTTNSKNPSGKGKLLLIPQGAILRATNNASLQSGSSTNSGGGGGTQSTSSNLSQHLTYTSYILKQTPQGTFLVGQPSPQSSGKQLTPASVVQGSVGVGASSTQGQALKVITGQKTALFTQAAPSGQTSLVKISDGSIKSVPASSQLSKPGTTVLRVSGGVITTAAAPAVALPTNGVAQQIDNAGSSSSSSGTPAARTSGQQHQICISQSQSTSSVVNKTATSTVVSVASLMTTPTPVAGKAAVSGLLKIHSNQSSPQQAVLTVPSQLKQLGVNTASGGVQTILMPMNKVIQSLSTSKVSAVSAVTAASTIVPSPSPASITKVKMEPDSTGQNCNSVGTQEGQAAVKTEESSELGNYVINIEYLENIQQLLTAIVKKVPLIAEKNEDASSFCASSVEQYYSWNIGKRRAAEWQRAMTVRKILQEIIEKHPRFHNITPLKTKHVVHWCRCHGYTPPDPETLRNDEDSIEDVLTQIDSEPECPSSYSSGEELCRKLEELQQFLKREPEHEEEVDILNFSEPLKINIKKEQEEKQEEMKFYLASLPASEFVRDTAEKIGISFQPAEVQKNVYASVIEDMILKATEQLMSDILRQALAVAYQTAPHNSISDAFIPGRTPREITVMNIHKAICNIPFLDFLTNKHMKILNEEQ, from the exons CTCGAGATGTTGCTGTGCAGAAGATTGAAACCATTATAAAAGAACAGTTTGCCGTCGAAATGAAGAGTAAAGAACACGAAATTGAAGTTATAGATCAG CGCCTCATTGAAGCAAGAAGGATGATGGATAAGCTGCGTGCCTGTATTGTGGCTAACTATTACGCATCTGCTGGTCTCCTTAAAGCTGGAGAG GGTACCAGGTCATGTGATGCGACAATTCTTAATCACCCTTCAATCAAGAAATTCTTGGAATCGCCCTCTAGATCGTCATCTCCAGCTAACCAGGGCTCAGACACTCCATCTGCTAACCACTCCGAGAGCGACTCGCTCTCTCAGCACAATGACTTTCTCCTGGACAAAGACAATGGCAACTTGGACACAGACGAGCGGCTGACAAACAGCCTGGACCAGAGACAGAGCAGAAATACTGGCCGG GACAGTTCGGGTGTTTCAAGCTCTCAAAAACCAGGACAACGAAATGCCGGACTGTCCAATGATGAAACCTCACGGCTTTATGTGAAGAAAACGATTGTGGTTGGCAACGTCTCCAA GTACATTCCCCCtgacaagagagaagaaaatgatcaGTCGACCCATAAATGGATGGTGTATGTCCGAGGCTCTCGGAGAGAACCCAGCATAAATCATTTTGTCAAGAAAGTTTGGTTCTTCCTTCATCCCAGTTACAAACCTAATGACCTGGTAGAAGTGAG AGAACCTCCATTTCACCTGACCAGGAGAGGCTGGGGAGAATTTCCAGTGAGAGTCCAGATACACTTCAAGGATAGCCAGAACAAGAGGATCGATATCATACACAATTTGAAG TTGGACAGGACCTACACAGGCCTGCAGACACTTGGCGCAGAAACG GTAGTGGATGTGGAGCTACATAGGCATTCCCTTGGCGAGGAGTATCTCTTCTCCCAGTCTTCAGAGTCTGACCTTTCTGACGTTCCTACATCTTTACCACTGCCGTTGAGTATCCCAGCCCCAGTCAAGGCTTCTTCACCAATTAAACAGTTGCGGGACTCCAGCCCAGATGCTTCCGTGGACAAAG GATTCCCTGGGAATGCTGAAACCGAAAGACATGCCACGTTTTATTCCCTGCCATCTTCGATAGAACGGACTCCCACCAAGTTAGCCACACAGAAAGTTGCCTTTGGCTCTCACGGAAATTCAGCCTTTCAACCCATTGCAGCTAGCTGTAAAATAGTGCCTCAAGGTCAGAGTCCAAGCCCTGCAGAGTCACCAGGAAAATCCTTCCAGCCTATCACCATGAGTTGCAAGATTGTATCAG gttCTCCAATATCAACCCCTAGTCCATCTCCGCTACCTCGTACCCCAACCTCCACTCCGGTGCACATGAAGCAAGGCTCTGCTAGTTCAGTCGTTAATAATCCATATATTATTGTGGACAAGCCTGGACAGATGGTTGGAGCAGCAGCCACAAGCACAG GGAGCCCAACCAGCAAACTGACCAGTGTTTGTCAGGCCTCTCACGGAACTGGATCTCCTGTATCAAAGACCCACGGGAGCAGTTTTGTCACCTCAGCTGTCAAG CAGGAGGACTCTCTGTTTGCCACCATGCCACCCCTTTGTCCCATTGGGAGTCATTCCAAGGTGCAAAGCCCCAAATCAGTCACTGGAGGACTTGGAGCTTTTACAAAG GTGATAATAAAGCAGGAGCCAGGAGAACTGCCCCAGCAACCCCAGCTACCAGCAACAGGGACAACCACGCAGACCTCTGTGCAGCAGTACGTCACTGTAAAAGGGAGCCACATGTTAGCCTTGTCACCGCAGAAGCCTGTCGTGAGCACAGGCGAGGGGACGGTGCAGTCTAAG GTTGTTGGTGTTCCAGTTGGTTCTGCTTTACAGTCGACAGTGAAACAAGCAGTGGCTATAAGTGGTGGCCAGATACTTGTGGCAAAATCTAGCTCTTCAGTAGCAAAGGCTGTTGGTCCGAAGCAGGTTGTGACTCAAGGTGTAGCCAAAGCCATCGTGAGTGGAGGTGGAGGGACAATTGTTGCTCAGCCTGTGCAGACTATAACAAAGGCACAAGTTTCTTCTACAGGTGCTCAGAAAAGTACATCTCAAGGCTCAG tGATGGCTACACTGCAGTTACCAGCCACCAACCTGGCAAACTTGGCAAACTTACCACCAGGCACCAAACTGTATCTCACCACCAACAGCAAGAACCCTTCTGGGAAAGGAAAACTGCTTCTGATACCCCAAGGAGCCATACTGCGAGCCACAAATAATGCCA GTCTCCAATCTGGTTCTTCTACAAatagtggaggaggaggaggaacccAAAGCACAAGCAGTAACTTGTCACAGCACCTCACCTATACATCCTACATCCTGAAGCAGACACCCCAG GGCACCTTCCTGGTCGGCCAGCCTTCTCCTCAGAGTTCTGGAAAGCAGCTGACTCCAGCTTCAGTTGTTCAGGGCAGTGTAGGAGTTGGAGCATCTTCCACACAAGGACAAGCACTAAAAGTGATAACTGGACAGAAAACAGCTCTATTTACACAG GCTGCACCCAGTGGACAGACATCACTGGTGAAAATATCAGATGGGTCTATAAAATCAGTGCCTGCCTCATCCCAGCTCTCCAAACCTGGCACCACTGTGCTGAGAGTGTCCGGAGGTGTTAtcaccacagctgctgctcctgctgtggcCCTTCCCACAAACGGGGTGGCCCAG CAAATAGATAATGCAGGTTCCAGCTCATCATCTTCTGGAACTCCTGCAGCAAGGACATCTGGACAGCAACACCAAATCTGTATAAGCCAGAGCCAATCTACTTCATCAGTGGTGAATAAGACTGCTACTTCCACTGTTGTAAGTGTTGCTTCTTTGATGACTACACCAACGCCTGTGGCTGGAAAAGCTGCCGTATCAG GGTTGCTAAAAATCCACTCAAATCAGTCTAGTCCACAGCAGGCTGTTCTGACAGTTCCCAGCCAGCTTAAACAGCTCGGTGTAAACACAGCTTCTGGAGGTGTTCAGACAATACTCATGCCTATGAACAAAG tgatACAGTCACTTTCTACCAGCAAAGTTTCAGCTGTTTCAGCTGTCACAGCAGCAAGTACGATTGTCCCTAGTCCCTCTCCAGCATCCATCACTAAAG TTAAGATGGAGCCTGATTCAACAGGACAAAACTGCAATTCTGTGGGTACCCAAGAAGGCCAAGCAGCAGTAAAAACAGAAGAGAGCTCTGAACTTGGGAATTATGTtatcaa CATAGAATATTTGGAGAATATCCAGCAGCTTTTAACAGCAATAGTGAAGAAGGTTCCATTAATTGCTGAAAAAA ATGAAGATGCAAGCTCTTTTTGTGCCAGTTCAGTGGAACAGTATTACAGCTGGAATATTGGAAAGAGGAGGGCAGCCGAG TGGCAACGAGCAATGACAGTGAGAAAGATCCTACAAGAAATCATAGAGAAGCACCCCAGGTTTCACAATATTACTCCCCTGAAAACAAAGCACGTGGTGCACTGGTGTCGATGCCATGGCTACACTCCACCTGACCCTGAGACCTTGCGGAATGATGAGGACTCGATTGAAGACGTGCTGACGCAGATAGACAGCGAGCCAG AATGCCCTTCATCTTACAGCAGTGGTGAGGAGCTGTGCCGAAAACTAGAGGAACTGCAGCAATTTCTGAAACGAGAACCAGAACACGAAGAGGAAGTAGATATTCTCAACTTTAGTGAGCCgttgaaaataaacattaagaaagAACAGGAGGAGAAACAAGAGGAGATGAAGTTCTACTTGGCTTCCTTGCCTGCATCAGAGTTTGTGAGGGACACTGCAGAGAAG ATAGGGATTTCTTTTCAACCTGCTGAGGTACAAAAGAATGTTTATGCATCAGTAATAGAAGATATGATTTTAAAG GCCACTGAACAGCTGATGAGTGACATCCTACGGCAAGCGCTAGCTGTGGCATACCAGACAGCCCCTCACAACAG CATCTCTGATGCCTTCATTCCCGGCAGGACTCCAAGAGAGATCACAGTGATGAATATTCACAAAGCCATCTGTAATATTCCCTTTCTTGACTTCCTCACAAACAAACATATGAAGATACTAAATGAGGAACAATGA